From Cytobacillus sp. IB215665, the proteins below share one genomic window:
- a CDS encoding YwhD family protein — MEKDNKKKVGFTIIKKSDSTDGHGGFGVGVLSLDNISPVIIDAEEKSAVVDIGAMHARSDVERGIKFLPNRDEVPNGKLYWLVWVTIEQNEEGPFYTGVTACEMTVDRDIRRGYKSLPEHVNNMDKSLKRHIIVEHMDVSSKQVLAEFLQEHNIDMWNRSGEQLKNDLQL, encoded by the coding sequence ATAAAAAAAAGTGATTCGACAGATGGCCACGGTGGGTTTGGAGTAGGTGTATTAAGCTTAGATAATATATCGCCTGTTATTATTGATGCAGAAGAAAAATCTGCTGTTGTTGATATCGGTGCAATGCATGCACGTAGTGATGTAGAAAGAGGGATAAAATTTCTACCAAACAGAGATGAAGTACCTAATGGAAAACTATATTGGCTCGTTTGGGTTACGATAGAACAAAATGAGGAAGGACCGTTTTATACAGGTGTAACTGCATGTGAAATGACTGTTGATCGTGACATACGCCGTGGGTATAAATCTCTCCCTGAACATGTAAATAATATGGATAAATCGCTTAAGCGCCACATTATTGTTGAACACATGGATGTATCTTCAAAGCAAGTGCTAGCAGAATTTTTACAAGAGCATAATATTGATATGTGGAATAGATCTGGTGAGCAGCTAAAGAATGATTTACAATTATAA
- a CDS encoding PBP1A family penicillin-binding protein, protein MEIITNQRFKKALKYFRALIFVTLILLILMSITLISLFTYATVKGAPPLTVPQSTIYYANDDVIIGESHSKEKRYWISLDHISPSLIAATIAIEDQSFFSHPGFDFKRIAGAAIADIKALAKVQGASTITQQYARNLFLEHDKTWKRKFHEALYTIRLEMNYSKNDILEGYLNTIYYGHGTYGIEAAAQYYFGKSAKDLMLSEASMLAGIPKGPSHYSPLINEEKAKDRQWTILNAMVNNNYITENEASKAYNQQVQYVEQQKVKHEEVGLYFQDIVKNELVNKLNIDERIIEMGGLHVYTTLDIELQKLAEESISNTINPSSDIQVSFVALDQYTGEVKALVGGRDYDESPFNRAVQAERQPGSTFKPFLYYAALEKGFTASTKLRSEQTTFIFDEGRATYTPHNYNNYYADDTITLAQAMALSDNVYAVKTNLYLGTNILVETAKKLGITSKLDNVPSLALGTSPVRMIDMVQAYATIANNGKQIHPTYITKVIDHHGNIIFEKAPSSEQVLDPDLAFVTTQLMKGMFDEKLNDYTNVTGSIIQNDLTKLYAGKSGTTKTDSWMIGYSPQIVTGIWTGYDRDYTIDKVDERAYSKRIWANFMEQSLIKEPVLTFRNSTGNLKKVYINPDNGKLATKDCPITLQMYYVKGTEPEEYCDEHSDKPPLDKKQTPIEDKGWFKRFIDWFN, encoded by the coding sequence TTGGAAATCATCACAAATCAACGTTTTAAAAAAGCGCTTAAATATTTTAGAGCTCTTATTTTTGTTACTCTTATACTACTAATCTTAATGTCGATAACTTTAATTTCTCTTTTTACGTATGCAACCGTTAAAGGTGCCCCGCCGTTAACAGTACCGCAATCTACAATTTACTATGCAAATGACGATGTCATCATAGGTGAAAGCCATAGCAAAGAAAAGCGATACTGGATTTCACTTGATCATATTTCTCCTTCTTTAATCGCAGCAACGATTGCTATAGAAGATCAAAGTTTTTTTTCACACCCTGGATTTGATTTTAAGCGAATTGCAGGTGCTGCGATAGCAGATATAAAAGCGTTAGCCAAGGTTCAGGGAGCAAGTACAATTACACAACAATATGCAAGAAACTTATTTTTAGAGCATGATAAAACATGGAAAAGAAAATTCCATGAAGCACTTTATACCATTCGTTTAGAAATGAACTATAGCAAAAATGACATTTTAGAAGGTTATTTAAATACCATATACTATGGACATGGGACTTATGGAATTGAAGCAGCTGCTCAATACTATTTTGGGAAGTCAGCTAAAGATTTAATGTTAAGTGAAGCAAGTATGTTAGCGGGTATTCCAAAAGGACCGTCACATTATTCACCACTTATTAACGAAGAAAAAGCAAAAGATCGGCAATGGACTATATTAAATGCTATGGTTAATAACAACTACATTACAGAAAATGAAGCAAGCAAAGCCTATAATCAACAAGTACAATATGTCGAACAGCAAAAGGTTAAGCATGAAGAAGTAGGACTCTATTTCCAGGACATTGTAAAAAATGAACTAGTGAACAAACTAAACATTGATGAACGGATTATTGAAATGGGCGGACTTCACGTTTATACAACACTCGATATAGAGCTACAGAAGTTAGCTGAGGAATCAATTTCTAACACCATTAATCCTTCATCTGATATACAAGTGAGTTTCGTAGCTTTGGATCAATATACAGGTGAAGTAAAAGCATTGGTTGGAGGAAGAGATTATGATGAAAGTCCCTTTAATCGGGCTGTTCAAGCAGAAAGGCAGCCAGGGTCAACTTTTAAACCTTTTTTATATTATGCTGCTTTAGAAAAAGGTTTTACTGCCTCAACTAAGTTACGAAGTGAACAAACAACCTTTATCTTTGATGAAGGAAGAGCAACTTATACACCTCATAATTATAATAATTATTACGCCGATGATACGATTACATTAGCACAAGCAATGGCTCTGTCCGATAATGTATATGCAGTAAAAACTAATTTATATTTAGGGACTAATATTCTTGTAGAAACTGCAAAAAAATTGGGTATTACAAGTAAACTAGACAATGTACCGTCATTAGCTCTTGGTACTTCTCCTGTCAGGATGATTGACATGGTTCAAGCGTACGCTACTATTGCTAACAATGGAAAGCAGATACACCCTACGTACATCACAAAGGTTATTGATCATCATGGCAATATTATTTTTGAAAAGGCTCCATCATCTGAACAAGTTCTTGATCCAGACCTAGCATTTGTTACAACGCAGTTAATGAAAGGAATGTTTGATGAGAAATTAAACGATTATACGAATGTAACAGGTAGCATTATTCAAAATGATTTAACTAAGCTATATGCTGGCAAATCTGGCACTACAAAGACCGATAGCTGGATGATTGGTTATTCACCACAAATTGTAACTGGCATATGGACAGGTTATGACAGAGATTACACCATCGACAAAGTAGATGAAAGAGCTTATTCAAAACGTATATGGGCTAATTTTATGGAACAATCATTAATAAAGGAACCTGTGCTCACTTTTCGAAACTCAACTGGGAATCTTAAAAAAGTGTATATTAACCCGGACAACGGAAAGTTAGCCACAAAAGATTGTCCTATTACATTACAAATGTATTATGTTAAAGGAACTGAACCAGAGGAATATTGTGATGAACATTCAGATAAGCCGCCACTTGATAAAAAACAAACACCTATTGAGGATAAAGGTTGGTTTAAACGTTTTATTGACTGGTTTAATTAG
- the speE gene encoding polyamine aminopropyltransferase, with protein sequence MELWFTEKQTASYGITAKIKRTLHTEQTDFQKLDMIETEQFGNMLVLDGMVMTTEKDEFVYHEMVAHVPLFSHPNPENVLVVGGGDGGVIREVLKHPSVKKVTLVEIDGKVIEYSKKYLPSIASHFDNPRVEVIVGDGFMHIAESENEYDVIMVDSTEPVGPAVNLFSKGFYAGISKALKEDGIFVAQTDNPWFKPELIATVQKDVKEIFPLTRLYTANIPTYPSGLWTFTLGSKKYDPLQVEDGRFHDIDTKYYTQELHKAAFVLPKFVSDLTK encoded by the coding sequence ATGGAACTATGGTTTACAGAAAAACAAACTGCGAGTTATGGAATAACAGCGAAAATTAAGCGTACTTTACATACAGAGCAAACTGACTTTCAAAAATTAGATATGATCGAAACTGAACAATTTGGAAATATGCTCGTTCTCGATGGCATGGTTATGACAACTGAAAAGGACGAATTTGTTTATCATGAAATGGTTGCCCATGTACCGTTATTTTCTCACCCTAATCCAGAAAATGTACTAGTTGTAGGGGGTGGAGATGGTGGGGTAATCCGTGAAGTTCTTAAGCACCCAAGTGTCAAAAAAGTCACTTTAGTGGAAATAGATGGTAAAGTTATTGAGTATTCAAAGAAATACTTACCGAGCATTGCGAGCCACTTTGACAATCCACGAGTAGAAGTCATAGTCGGTGATGGCTTCATGCATATTGCCGAAAGTGAAAATGAGTATGATGTTATTATGGTAGACTCAACTGAACCAGTTGGTCCTGCAGTCAATCTATTTTCAAAGGGTTTTTATGCAGGGATTTCAAAAGCCTTAAAAGAGGATGGGATTTTTGTTGCACAGACAGATAATCCATGGTTTAAACCAGAGTTAATTGCAACTGTACAAAAAGATGTGAAAGAAATTTTCCCACTAACTCGTCTATATACTGCAAATATCCCGACTTATCCAAGCGGTCTATGGACATTTACATTAGGTTCAAAGAAATATGATCCACTTCAAGTAGAAGATGGTAGATTTCATGATATTGATACGAAATATTATACGCAAGAGCTTCATAAAGCAGCTTTTGTCCTTCCGAAATTTGTTAGTGACTTAACGAAGTAG
- the speB gene encoding agmatinase, with the protein MRFDEAYSGNVFINSHPLVEESDAVIYGMPMDWTVSFRPGSRFGPARIREVSLGLEEYSPYVDRHLDEVKYYDAGDIPLPFGNPARSLQMIEEFVTKVLQANKFPLGLGGEHLVSWPVFKAMYNKYQDMAIIHIDAHADLREEYEGEPLSHSTPIRKACELIGAENVYSFGIRSGMKEEFQFAKDSGMYMAKFDVVEPLKEVLPKLAGRNVYVTIDIDVLDPAHAPGTGTAEAGGITSKELLNAITLISNSKLNIIGTDLVEVAPAYDPTEQTQIAASKFVREILLGWVKK; encoded by the coding sequence ATGCGTTTTGATGAAGCTTATTCAGGAAATGTTTTTATTAACAGCCATCCACTGGTAGAAGAAAGTGATGCTGTGATTTATGGAATGCCGATGGACTGGACAGTTAGCTTCCGACCAGGATCAAGATTTGGTCCTGCTCGTATTCGTGAAGTGTCACTTGGGCTAGAGGAGTATAGTCCGTATGTAGATAGACATTTAGATGAAGTAAAATATTATGATGCTGGAGATATTCCACTTCCATTTGGAAATCCTGCGAGAAGTCTACAAATGATTGAAGAATTTGTAACCAAAGTACTACAAGCTAATAAGTTTCCACTTGGGTTAGGTGGCGAGCATCTTGTTTCGTGGCCGGTTTTTAAAGCGATGTATAACAAATATCAGGATATGGCGATTATTCATATTGATGCACATGCTGATTTACGAGAAGAATATGAAGGTGAGCCTTTATCACATTCGACGCCAATTCGAAAAGCATGTGAACTGATTGGGGCAGAAAATGTATATTCTTTCGGCATTCGTTCAGGAATGAAGGAAGAATTCCAATTTGCAAAGGATTCAGGCATGTATATGGCTAAATTTGATGTGGTTGAGCCATTGAAAGAAGTATTACCTAAACTTGCTGGTCGGAATGTATATGTAACGATAGATATTGACGTCTTAGACCCTGCTCATGCTCCTGGAACAGGTACTGCTGAAGCTGGGGGAATTACTTCAAAAGAGCTATTGAATGCCATTACACTTATTTCAAATTCTAAGCTAAATATTATAGGCACCGATTTAGTTGAGGTAGCACCTGCGTATGATCCGACTGAGCAAACACAAATTGCTGCTAGTAAATTTGTGCGTGAAATTTTACTCGGTTGGGTAAAGAAGTAA
- a CDS encoding DUF1934 domain-containing protein, translating to MVQSDGKGIPIKVNFVSEIKDGSKSDRVAFTTNGLYYIKGKTTYLSFNESEAPHEIKTIVKINEHGDVLIMRKGAVSMKQYFQQHKETYGKYRNEIGLFEMVTTTEQIKYEWTEDKKSGYLLLTYLLRIQGELAGRYNVTIQFREEQI from the coding sequence TTGGTTCAATCAGATGGAAAAGGTATTCCGATTAAAGTTAATTTTGTTTCTGAAATAAAAGATGGCTCAAAAAGCGATCGTGTTGCTTTTACGACAAATGGTTTATACTACATAAAAGGAAAAACTACATATTTGTCTTTTAATGAAAGTGAAGCACCACATGAAATCAAAACGATTGTTAAAATAAATGAACATGGTGATGTGCTGATTATGCGTAAAGGTGCCGTATCAATGAAGCAGTATTTTCAGCAACATAAGGAAACATACGGAAAGTATCGAAATGAAATCGGCTTATTTGAAATGGTTACGACAACTGAACAAATAAAGTACGAGTGGACTGAAGATAAGAAAAGTGGATACTTGTTGCTAACATATTTGTTACGAATACAAGGAGAATTAGCTGGACGGTACAATGTAACGATACAATTTAGGGAGGAACAAATATGA
- the argS gene encoding arginine--tRNA ligase: MNIVEQVKDRLKDEISEAVVKAGLATREQLPEVILEIPKEKVHGDYSTNMAMQLARIAKKAPRMIAEELVNNFDKSKASIEKIDIAGPGFINFHMNNSYLTELIPTILKAGDSYGETNVGRKETIQVEFVSANPTGDLHLGHARGAAVGDTLSNVLAKAGYDVSREYYINDAGNQINNLAYSVEARYMQALGMQQDMPEDGYHGEDIIGIGKELAEQHGDKFVHMDENERFTYFREYGLQFELSKLQKDLEAFRVSFNKWFSETSLYENGKIDTALNSLRENGHVYEEDGATWFRSTTFGDDKDRVLIKNDGSYTYLTPDIAYHQDKLDRGFEKLINIWGADHHGYIPRMKAAIQALGYENDTLEVEIIQMVNLFKNGEKVKMSKRTGKAVTMRELIDEVGLDAVRYFFAMRSPDSHLDFDLDLAVSKSNENPVYYAQYAHARICSMLRQGEEQGLLIDEEIALQHITSEKEIDLLKKLGEYPIAVSEAAQKRIPHRITNYIYELSTALHSFYNAEKVINIENKEQSKARLALMKAVQITLRSALSIVGVSAPEQM, encoded by the coding sequence ATGAACATTGTTGAGCAAGTAAAGGATCGATTGAAGGATGAAATATCTGAAGCTGTCGTTAAGGCAGGGTTAGCTACAAGAGAGCAACTTCCAGAGGTTATTCTAGAAATACCTAAAGAGAAGGTACACGGTGATTATTCTACAAATATGGCAATGCAGCTTGCTAGAATCGCTAAAAAAGCTCCTCGAATGATTGCAGAAGAGCTAGTGAATAATTTCGACAAATCAAAGGCATCTATTGAAAAAATTGACATAGCTGGCCCAGGATTTATTAATTTTCACATGAATAACAGCTATTTAACCGAGTTAATTCCAACGATATTAAAGGCTGGTGATTCATATGGAGAGACAAATGTTGGTCGAAAAGAAACCATTCAAGTAGAGTTCGTATCAGCGAATCCAACAGGCGATCTTCATTTAGGTCATGCACGCGGCGCAGCGGTGGGTGATACATTATCTAATGTTTTGGCAAAGGCAGGATATGATGTTAGTAGAGAATATTATATAAATGATGCTGGCAACCAAATCAATAATTTAGCTTACTCTGTAGAAGCACGGTACATGCAGGCACTTGGGATGCAGCAAGACATGCCAGAAGACGGTTATCATGGGGAAGATATTATTGGAATTGGAAAAGAGCTTGCAGAGCAACATGGTGATAAATTTGTTCATATGGATGAAAATGAACGATTTACATATTTTCGCGAGTATGGTTTACAGTTTGAGCTTAGTAAACTGCAAAAGGATCTTGAAGCGTTTAGAGTTTCCTTTAACAAATGGTTCTCAGAAACTTCATTATATGAAAACGGTAAAATCGATACAGCACTTAATTCATTGCGTGAAAATGGACATGTATATGAAGAGGATGGTGCAACATGGTTCCGCTCCACAACTTTTGGTGATGACAAGGATCGCGTGTTAATCAAAAATGATGGCTCATATACGTATCTAACTCCAGATATTGCTTACCATCAAGATAAGTTGGATCGTGGCTTTGAAAAGCTGATTAATATTTGGGGAGCAGATCACCACGGTTATATTCCGAGAATGAAAGCAGCTATACAAGCACTAGGGTATGAAAATGATACACTTGAAGTAGAAATCATACAAATGGTTAACTTATTTAAAAATGGGGAAAAGGTCAAAATGAGTAAACGTACTGGTAAAGCTGTTACAATGCGAGAGCTCATTGATGAGGTTGGTCTTGACGCAGTTCGTTATTTCTTTGCGATGCGCAGTCCAGATTCACACCTTGATTTTGATCTTGATTTAGCGGTATCAAAGTCTAATGAAAATCCCGTATACTATGCCCAATATGCTCATGCACGGATTTGTAGTATGCTACGTCAAGGTGAGGAGCAAGGCTTATTAATTGATGAAGAAATTGCTTTACAACACATTACATCTGAAAAGGAAATTGACCTTCTCAAAAAGTTAGGGGAATATCCGATAGCTGTAAGTGAAGCAGCACAAAAGCGCATTCCACATCGTATAACAAATTATATTTATGAACTCTCTACTGCACTGCATAGTTTTTATAATGCTGAAAAAGTGATAAACATAGAAAATAAAGAACAAAGTAAAGCTCGCCTTGCGCTTATGAAAGCAGTGCAAATAACTTTACGTAGTGCACTATCTATAGTAGGAGTTTCAGCACCTGAGCAAATGTAG
- the cls gene encoding cardiolipin synthase, translating to MKFVLFLAILLLLLIMWVRLDLKLGRHKYMRKVTDKTYPLHQGELSLFTNGHEFFNDYFQYIRNAETQIHVLFFIIKNDEISSEFFSLLKQKAREGVEVRLQVDWLGGFKVSKQIVRSLRENGISFSYSNTPKFPFFFYTLNRRNHRKITIIDGKVGYLGGFNVGREYLGRDPKMGFWRDYHLKIIGEGVADLQKQFNKDWYSATKEKLKDEPRKVKLNNDSIVLHRIVPSDGAFLKESFITMIKQAKREIYIGTPYFIPGKEIVNELLAAAERGVNINILVPMKADHPFVKEAAYPFFKPLLVAGCHIYRFYNGFYHAKVVAIDDDICDIGTANFDKRSFFINHEINCFIYDQKFNEQVKTTIKEDIQLAEPLTIDYFTKRSLLDQGKESFSTLINGFL from the coding sequence ATGAAATTTGTTCTTTTTCTTGCAATTTTGTTGTTACTCTTAATTATGTGGGTACGTTTGGATTTAAAACTTGGACGACATAAGTATATGAGAAAAGTAACGGATAAAACATATCCATTACATCAAGGTGAGTTAAGCTTGTTTACAAATGGTCATGAATTCTTCAATGACTATTTTCAATACATTAGAAACGCAGAAACACAAATTCATGTACTATTTTTTATTATTAAAAATGATGAGATTAGTTCAGAATTTTTCTCATTGTTAAAGCAAAAAGCAAGGGAAGGCGTTGAAGTTCGTTTACAAGTAGACTGGCTCGGTGGTTTTAAAGTTTCTAAACAAATTGTACGGTCTTTACGTGAAAATGGAATCTCCTTCTCTTATAGCAACACTCCTAAGTTCCCATTCTTTTTTTATACACTAAATAGACGTAATCATCGAAAAATAACAATTATAGATGGAAAAGTTGGCTATCTAGGTGGGTTTAACGTCGGAAGAGAATACTTAGGGAGAGATCCTAAAATGGGATTTTGGCGTGATTACCATTTAAAAATTATCGGGGAAGGAGTTGCTGACTTACAAAAACAGTTTAATAAAGATTGGTATTCAGCAACAAAAGAAAAGCTTAAAGACGAACCAAGGAAGGTAAAGTTAAACAATGATTCCATTGTATTACACCGTATCGTACCTTCGGATGGTGCATTTCTAAAAGAATCTTTCATTACAATGATAAAACAAGCTAAAAGAGAAATTTATATAGGGACCCCCTACTTTATTCCTGGTAAAGAAATTGTCAATGAATTACTTGCTGCAGCAGAGAGAGGTGTGAACATCAATATCCTCGTCCCAATGAAAGCTGATCATCCATTTGTTAAAGAAGCTGCATATCCATTCTTTAAGCCATTGCTCGTTGCTGGTTGTCATATATATCGTTTTTATAACGGATTCTATCATGCAAAGGTCGTAGCAATCGATGATGACATATGTGATATCGGGACTGCAAATTTTGACAAAAGGAGCTTTTTTATCAATCATGAAATCAACTGTTTTATTTATGATCAGAAATTTAATGAACAAGTGAAGACGACAATAAAAGAAGACATTCAACTTGCCGAACCATTAACGATTGATTACTTTACAAAACGCTCGTTACTAGATCAAGGTAAAGAATCTTTTTCAACATTAATCAACGGTTTTTTATAA
- a CDS encoding (Fe-S)-binding protein, protein MENLLIINLIAFLLVTAYGLYLFAYLVKTRIAYIKLGKKVEFDKKYKERLNKIWVNVFGQKKLLKDKKSGVIHVMFFYGFILVQFGAIDFIWKGLKPGSHLPLGPLYPAFTFFQEIVTLVILVAVIWAFYRRYIEKLVRLKRGFKSGLVLIFIGGLMVSVLLGNGMGLVWHGEELSWSEPIASSLAYLFGWIGETASIVVFYVSWWIHLLILLTFLVYVPQSKHAHLIAGPANVFFNRLSNPGKLEKIDFEDETQETYGVGKIEDFTQTQLIDLYACVECGRCTNMCPATGTGKMLSPMDIILKLRDHLTDKGAAITSQAPWVPTFAFSNTQGNQLAVSGAGKGVNESAAAVELAYNPSLIGDVITEEELWACTTCRNCEDQCPVMNEHVDKIIDLRRYLVLTEGKMDADAQRAMTNIERQGNPWGLNRKEKDKWRDIREDVNIPTVKEMKKSGEQFEYLLWVGSMGAFDNRSQKITLSFAKLLNEAGVKFAILGNKEKNSGDTPRRLGNEFLFQELATNNIAELQKHDVKKIVTIDPHAYNTFKNEYPDFGLEAEVFHHTEVLDQLVKEGKLVPKHEVKETITFHDSCYLGRYNEVYEPPRDILKAIPGVELIEMERKRETGMCCGAGGGLMWMEETTGNRVNVARTEQALAVNPTVISSGCPYCLTMLSDGTKAKEVEERIGTYDVAELLEKSVIGSAEEVAS, encoded by the coding sequence GTGGAGAATCTACTAATTATTAATTTAATAGCATTCCTACTTGTAACCGCTTACGGTTTATATTTATTTGCATACCTTGTGAAAACAAGAATTGCGTATATAAAGCTAGGGAAGAAGGTTGAATTTGATAAAAAATATAAAGAACGCCTGAATAAAATATGGGTAAACGTGTTTGGGCAAAAAAAATTATTGAAGGATAAAAAAAGTGGCGTGATTCATGTCATGTTCTTTTATGGTTTTATCCTCGTTCAATTTGGAGCGATTGACTTTATTTGGAAGGGATTAAAACCGGGTTCTCATTTACCGCTAGGGCCTCTATATCCTGCGTTTACTTTTTTTCAAGAGATTGTTACTTTAGTCATTTTAGTAGCTGTTATTTGGGCATTTTATCGCCGTTATATCGAAAAGCTTGTTCGTTTAAAAAGGGGATTTAAGTCAGGTTTAGTGCTTATTTTTATCGGTGGCTTAATGGTTTCAGTTCTTCTTGGTAATGGCATGGGGTTAGTATGGCATGGTGAAGAGTTATCGTGGAGTGAGCCAATTGCTTCTTCGTTAGCATACCTTTTTGGATGGATTGGTGAAACAGCTTCAATCGTTGTCTTTTATGTGTCATGGTGGATTCATTTACTTATTTTATTAACGTTTTTAGTTTACGTACCACAATCTAAACATGCTCATCTTATTGCAGGTCCTGCCAATGTATTTTTTAATCGTTTATCAAACCCTGGAAAGCTTGAAAAGATCGATTTTGAAGATGAAACGCAAGAAACTTATGGGGTAGGGAAAATTGAAGACTTTACTCAAACACAATTAATTGATTTATACGCATGTGTTGAGTGTGGACGCTGTACGAATATGTGTCCTGCAACAGGGACAGGAAAAATGCTCTCACCGATGGATATCATTTTAAAGCTGCGAGATCATTTAACTGATAAGGGAGCAGCTATTACTTCACAAGCTCCTTGGGTGCCAACATTTGCATTTTCAAATACTCAAGGGAATCAATTAGCTGTATCTGGCGCTGGAAAAGGTGTGAATGAATCTGCAGCAGCTGTAGAGCTTGCATATAACCCGAGCTTAATTGGTGATGTCATTACGGAGGAGGAGTTATGGGCATGTACAACATGTAGGAACTGTGAAGATCAATGTCCTGTAATGAATGAACATGTAGATAAAATTATTGACCTTCGCCGTTATCTCGTTCTTACAGAAGGAAAAATGGATGCAGATGCTCAACGTGCAATGACGAATATTGAGCGACAAGGTAACCCATGGGGATTAAACCGTAAAGAAAAAGACAAATGGCGTGATATTCGTGAAGATGTGAATATCCCAACAGTGAAAGAAATGAAAAAATCTGGTGAACAGTTTGAATATTTATTATGGGTTGGATCGATGGGAGCATTTGATAATCGTAGCCAAAAAATAACACTATCATTCGCTAAGCTATTGAATGAAGCAGGAGTAAAATTTGCTATCCTTGGTAACAAAGAGAAAAACTCAGGTGATACGCCAAGACGCTTAGGTAACGAATTTTTATTCCAAGAACTAGCTACGAATAATATAGCAGAGCTACAAAAACATGATGTGAAGAAGATTGTAACAATCGACCCACATGCTTATAATACTTTCAAAAATGAGTATCCGGACTTCGGGTTAGAAGCTGAAGTATTCCATCATACTGAAGTTCTAGATCAATTAGTAAAAGAAGGTAAGTTAGTTCCTAAGCACGAAGTAAAAGAAACAATTACATTCCATGATTCTTGTTATTTAGGTAGATACAATGAAGTGTATGAACCACCTCGTGATATTTTAAAAGCTATTCCTGGTGTGGAACTTATTGAGATGGAACGTAAGCGTGAAACAGGTATGTGTTGTGGAGCAGGTGGAGGACTGATGTGGATGGAAGAAACGACAGGAAACCGTGTAAATGTTGCTAGAACTGAGCAAGCATTAGCTGTGAATCCAACTGTCATTAGTTCTGGATGTCCATACTGTTTAACAATGTTAAGTGATGGAACGAAGGCGAAGGAAGTTGAAGAGCGTATTGGAACTTATGATGTAGCAGAACTTCTAGAAAAATCAGTCATTGGTAGTGCAGAAGAAGTAGCATCTTAA